From the genome of Deinococcus reticulitermitis, one region includes:
- the dcd gene encoding dCTP deaminase, translating into MSILPDWRIRELAQAGMIDPFEDRLVRTTETQHVISYGLSSFGYDLRCADEWKVFTNAHGNTIVDPKAFDERAFIDFRAPEIIIPPNSFALARSVEYLKIPDNVMVVALGKSTYARAGIVANVTPLEPGWEGHVTLEFSNTTPLPAKMYAFEGCVQLLFFEGERPEVTYGDRQGKYQGQRGVTLPRL; encoded by the coding sequence ATGAGCATCCTGCCCGACTGGCGCATCCGTGAGCTCGCACAGGCGGGCATGATCGACCCTTTCGAAGACCGCCTGGTGAGGACGACCGAGACCCAGCATGTCATCAGCTACGGCTTGAGCAGCTTTGGCTACGACCTGCGCTGCGCCGACGAGTGGAAGGTGTTCACCAACGCGCACGGCAACACCATCGTGGACCCCAAGGCCTTCGACGAAAGGGCCTTTATCGACTTCAGGGCGCCGGAGATCATCATTCCTCCCAACTCGTTCGCGCTCGCCCGCAGCGTCGAGTACCTCAAGATTCCCGACAACGTGATGGTGGTGGCCCTCGGAAAATCGACCTACGCCCGCGCCGGCATCGTCGCCAACGTGACGCCGCTGGAGCCCGGCTGGGAGGGGCACGTCACGCTGGAGTTCTCCAACACCACGCCGCTGCCGGCCAAAATGTACGCCTTCGAGGGCTGCGTGCAGCTGCTCTTTTTCGAGGGTGAGCGCCCCGAGGTGACCTACGGCGACCGCCAGGGCAAGTACCAGGGCCAGCGCGGCGTGACCCTGCCGCGTCTGTAA
- a CDS encoding metallophosphoesterase family protein produces the protein MRVAVISDAHGNAFALDAVLRELRACSPDLIVNLGDQIEGAADPRRAAAVQAALGAVEVRGNNEEKLWPGGRRSVPSISFGTWLAAQVPAETLSRLAALPLTARVDDLCLCHGTPHSAWESLLWVWDFGAPGEGGFYRSRPPLELRALVEPLGAGLVLCGHTHRPGATRVGDTLVVNCGAVSDQVDGDPRARWTLLDRRAGRWTADFRAVPYDVGGAVRWAQTHSPFGDYEAALLGSGEMTGAGLS, from the coding sequence GTGCGAGTGGCCGTGATTTCCGACGCGCATGGCAACGCCTTTGCCCTGGACGCCGTGCTGCGCGAGCTGCGCGCCTGCTCCCCCGATCTGATCGTCAACCTCGGGGACCAGATCGAGGGCGCCGCCGACCCACGCCGCGCCGCCGCAGTGCAGGCCGCCCTGGGCGCGGTAGAAGTGCGCGGCAACAACGAGGAAAAGCTGTGGCCAGGAGGCCGGCGCTCGGTTCCTAGTATCTCGTTCGGAACCTGGCTCGCGGCGCAGGTGCCCGCTGAGACGCTGAGCCGCCTCGCCGCGCTGCCCCTCACCGCGCGGGTGGACGACCTCTGCCTGTGCCACGGCACGCCGCACAGCGCCTGGGAGAGTCTGCTGTGGGTCTGGGACTTCGGGGCGCCGGGCGAGGGAGGCTTTTACCGCAGCCGGCCTCCGCTGGAACTGCGCGCGCTCGTCGAGCCGCTGGGGGCCGGCCTGGTCCTGTGCGGGCACACCCACCGCCCCGGCGCGACCCGGGTGGGCGACACGCTCGTCGTGAATTGCGGCGCGGTCAGCGATCAGGTAGACGGCGATCCGCGCGCGCGCTGGACGCTGCTCGACCGGCGCGCGGGCCGCTGGACCGCCGACTTCCGGGCGGTGCCCTATGACGTCGGGGGCGCCGTCCGGTGGGCACAGACGCACTCCCCTTTTGGCGACTATGAAGCCGCGCTGCTGGGCTCCGGCGAGATGACGGGAGCCGGGTTGTCCTAG